One region of Methanobacterium formicicum DSM 3637 genomic DNA includes:
- a CDS encoding molybdenum cofactor biosynthesis protein B produces MKSRTMEEHKKHSPLKVKVGIITLSDSKFNSSKIMNPNFVSNPEDLSGKIIKDSLEDQHEIVAYQVIPDNAHQLLETLEKIQNQGAEIIISTGGTGIGKRDITIETITPLFDKELTGFGEIFRAETYKELGTGAIMTRATAGVWNETLLVALPGSPNAVQLGMRIIKPEMGHLVKHMKQ; encoded by the coding sequence AAAAGTTGGAATAATCACTTTAAGCGACTCAAAATTTAACTCTTCTAAAATTATGAATCCAAATTTTGTTTCCAATCCGGAGGATCTTTCAGGTAAGATTATAAAGGACTCATTGGAAGACCAACATGAAATAGTGGCATACCAGGTTATACCAGATAATGCCCATCAACTGTTGGAAACCCTGGAAAAGATTCAAAATCAGGGTGCTGAAATCATTATCAGCACTGGGGGTACTGGAATTGGGAAACGGGATATTACCATTGAAACCATCACCCCTCTCTTTGATAAGGAATTAACTGGCTTTGGGGAAATTTTCAGGGCTGAAACTTATAAAGAACTGGGAACTGGAGCTATAATGACCCGGGCAACAGCAGGGGTCTGGAATGAAACACTGCTGGTAGCATTACCTGGTTCTCCTAACGCAGTTCAACTGGGAATGAGAATAATAAAACCAGAAATGGGGCATCTGGTGAAACACATGAAACAATGA
- the pyrE gene encoding orotate phosphoribosyltransferase: protein MVIKQEKENLINLLKANQVIKFGKFTLSSGRESDYYVDMKKAITDPQILSQVAKIISHLVSADDIDLVAGPALGAVPIATAVALQSGIPMLMVRKEKKDYGTSQLIEGELKEGNKVIVVEDVTTTGNSLLKAVKAVQDNGGIVERTFVVVDREEGAVDELKKEGIILEPLVSIGDFK from the coding sequence ATGGTAATCAAACAGGAAAAAGAAAACTTAATAAACTTATTGAAAGCTAATCAGGTTATTAAATTTGGTAAATTTACTCTTTCCTCCGGCAGGGAAAGTGATTACTATGTGGATATGAAAAAAGCCATCACCGACCCCCAGATCCTCTCCCAAGTGGCAAAAATTATATCTCATTTGGTCAGTGCTGATGATATTGACCTGGTGGCTGGACCTGCTCTGGGAGCTGTGCCCATTGCAACGGCAGTGGCCCTGCAATCAGGCATACCAATGCTCATGGTTCGCAAAGAAAAGAAGGATTATGGAACATCCCAACTTATTGAAGGCGAATTAAAAGAAGGAAATAAGGTTATAGTTGTTGAAGATGTTACAACCACTGGTAATTCTCTTTTAAAAGCTGTTAAAGCTGTTCAGGATAATGGGGGCATTGTGGAGAGAACCTTCGTGGTAGTGGATCGGGAAGAAGGAGCTGTGGATGAATTGAAGAAGGAAGGAATAATTTTAGAACCACTGGTATCAATTGGTGATTTTAAATAG